The following proteins are co-located in the Pararhizobium capsulatum DSM 1112 genome:
- a CDS encoding cellulose biosynthesis cyclic di-GMP-binding regulatory protein BcsB, translated as MKRILAACFLLLTVTADADAQSLPFDMSTERPVQEMPAPLPDQPAAGAEGSGPTDAQPSDAQPAQDIPAETESFRRYMLPSKDLNLAGEVDQAAWTVYLTAEQAASATTFNIGYQNAILVAPETSRLTVSINDVELADEALRSAEGPSDLNLTVPKGLLKPGANLLRLRATQRHRTDCTIQSTYELWSNISGERTYLNFDGRAPSLLSTIDDVRAVGVDDKGLTQFNLVAPGIERPSATVPLLRLSQGLATLANMPNQSVTIEASAPAKDLPGRLTVLVGTADELQPLLPALPAEAGSGPIATFVNDARSGGSVLVVSGPTWEAVSSAIESIVAPSDAAPDSRRDVIATQRWMAPDVPFLFSGANIRLSQLGLKSENFPGRRFRTQFNLAVPADFYANAYGEAVLLLDAAYAQSVLPGSHIDIYVNGNIASTVPISATGGGILRHLPINVTLRHFRPGVNTITIEAILNTGEDKACAPGSTAADTPRFALFDTTEFHMPDFARIAQLPNLSAVAGTGFPYGRATAPVPLFMDRLDSDTLSAAATFLARIASGSGHPVPIETVASPSLIGNRDAIFVGTLSQMPPTVFTQLNIAATNQTIWGGSETDGGDEAETQVAFDEWRDKLPGGALSVQVTALEDWLKRNFDISLNSLRLTPAPEPRFSPARDASLIIAQGASPEEHGTWTVVAGRTGRELKDAMLAVSARENWTQITGHVASYQPDAKTIQTVPVAGFELVPTLPPSFANYRLIAANWLSSNILSYALLLAALAVILGLATAALLTNLGRRG; from the coding sequence ATGAAACGCATTCTTGCGGCCTGTTTCCTGCTTCTGACTGTCACCGCTGACGCCGATGCCCAATCCTTGCCTTTCGATATGTCGACCGAACGCCCCGTTCAGGAGATGCCGGCACCCTTGCCTGATCAACCGGCGGCAGGGGCGGAAGGTTCTGGACCTACGGATGCACAGCCTTCGGATGCGCAACCTGCGCAGGACATACCGGCGGAAACCGAGAGTTTCCGGCGCTATATGCTGCCGAGCAAGGATCTCAACCTCGCAGGTGAAGTCGATCAGGCAGCCTGGACCGTCTATCTTACGGCCGAGCAGGCTGCCTCCGCGACGACATTCAATATTGGCTATCAAAACGCTATCCTTGTTGCGCCCGAGACGTCACGACTGACAGTCAGCATCAATGATGTCGAACTGGCTGACGAAGCACTGCGTTCCGCAGAAGGTCCTTCGGATTTAAACCTGACGGTGCCCAAGGGATTGCTGAAACCTGGCGCCAATCTCTTGCGTCTGCGCGCCACGCAACGGCACCGCACGGATTGCACCATCCAATCGACCTACGAACTCTGGTCGAACATCAGCGGCGAAAGAACATATCTGAATTTTGACGGGCGGGCCCCCAGCCTGCTGAGTACCATTGACGATGTTCGCGCCGTTGGTGTGGATGACAAGGGACTGACCCAGTTCAATCTTGTCGCTCCTGGCATCGAACGGCCATCGGCAACAGTACCGTTGCTGCGGCTGTCGCAGGGGCTCGCCACACTTGCCAACATGCCCAACCAGTCGGTCACCATCGAGGCGAGCGCTCCAGCCAAGGATCTTCCGGGTCGACTGACTGTACTGGTCGGCACGGCTGACGAACTCCAGCCGCTATTGCCGGCTCTGCCTGCAGAGGCGGGCAGCGGGCCTATCGCAACCTTCGTCAATGATGCCAGAAGCGGTGGATCCGTCCTCGTCGTCAGCGGTCCCACCTGGGAGGCCGTGTCGAGCGCCATCGAAAGCATTGTCGCCCCATCTGACGCGGCGCCGGACTCCCGGCGCGACGTGATCGCCACGCAGCGCTGGATGGCGCCGGATGTACCCTTCCTGTTTTCCGGCGCAAATATACGCCTGTCGCAACTCGGCTTGAAATCCGAGAACTTCCCCGGGCGGCGCTTTCGTACACAGTTCAACCTTGCGGTTCCCGCCGATTTCTATGCCAATGCCTATGGCGAGGCGGTTCTTCTGCTCGATGCCGCCTATGCCCAGAGCGTGCTGCCAGGGAGCCACATCGACATCTATGTGAACGGCAATATTGCTTCCACCGTGCCAATCTCGGCAACGGGTGGCGGGATCTTGCGGCACCTGCCGATCAACGTGACGCTTCGCCACTTTCGACCCGGCGTCAATACGATCACCATCGAAGCTATCCTCAATACCGGGGAGGACAAAGCATGTGCACCGGGCAGCACGGCTGCGGATACGCCGCGTTTTGCCCTCTTCGACACGACAGAATTTCACATGCCGGACTTCGCCCGGATAGCGCAGCTACCCAATCTTTCGGCAGTTGCCGGGACCGGTTTTCCTTACGGCCGTGCGACCGCACCTGTCCCTCTCTTCATGGACCGGCTCGACAGCGACACACTTTCGGCAGCTGCAACCTTTCTTGCCCGCATTGCATCTGGCTCGGGCCATCCCGTTCCGATCGAAACGGTTGCGTCACCATCCTTGATCGGAAATCGCGACGCGATCTTCGTCGGCACGCTGTCGCAGATGCCACCAACAGTCTTTACGCAATTGAACATCGCGGCCACTAACCAGACCATATGGGGTGGTAGCGAAACGGACGGAGGCGACGAGGCCGAAACGCAGGTTGCCTTCGACGAATGGCGCGATAAACTGCCCGGTGGAGCCTTGAGTGTACAGGTTACTGCCTTGGAGGACTGGCTGAAGCGCAACTTCGACATCTCTCTCAATTCTCTGCGACTGACACCCGCGCCGGAGCCGCGGTTTTCACCCGCGCGGGACGCATCCCTGATCATCGCGCAAGGGGCGAGCCCCGAGGAGCACGGCACGTGGACAGTTGTTGCCGGCCGCACCGGTCGGGAACTCAAGGATGCCATGCTGGCCGTGAGTGCGCGCGAAAACTGGACCCAGATCACCGGTCATGTGGCAAGCTATCAGCCCGATGCCAAAACCATCCAGACGGTACCAGTCGCGGGTTTCGAGCTCGTGCCGACACTGCCGCCGTCTTTCGCCAACTATCGCCTGATCGCGGCCAACTGGCTGTCGAGCAACATACTCAGCTACGCACTTTTGCTGGCAGCCCTTGCTGTTATTCTGGGTCTTGCGACCGCAGCGCTGCTTACCAACCTGGGACGGAGGGGATGA
- a CDS encoding glycosyl hydrolase family 8 — protein sequence MTAGAGAKILSVLLGVVALMMSSWPALSQQRIEVPAWDAYKGKFLDPRGRIIDDGNGNISHSEGQGYGLLLAYLARNRADFALIWSFTRTELLIRNDGLAAWKWSPAAKPHVTDINNATDGDILIAYALALAGREWKRNDYLAAGAGIARGILKSATIENTSRSLLLPAAEGFVLPGRKDGPIVNLSYWVLEALPVLDSLSPSPQWAKIRESGLALIRDVALGPRRLPPDWLSLASAPKAAEGFPPEFGYNALRIPLYLVRSGETDPALLNRFRQGITGKADAIAITDVNTGEVKNNLSDPGYRIINHILACVVEGTPLPEDVKSFRPTQYYPSTLHLLGLAFVAEKRPECL from the coding sequence ATGACGGCGGGTGCGGGTGCAAAAATTCTGTCTGTTTTGCTTGGCGTCGTCGCTCTGATGATGTCGTCGTGGCCTGCACTTTCGCAGCAACGGATCGAGGTGCCGGCGTGGGACGCCTACAAGGGCAAATTCCTCGATCCGCGCGGCCGGATCATTGACGACGGCAACGGCAATATCAGCCACAGCGAAGGGCAGGGCTATGGCCTCCTGCTTGCCTATCTGGCCCGCAATCGTGCGGACTTCGCACTGATCTGGAGCTTCACCAGGACCGAACTTCTGATCCGCAATGACGGCCTTGCTGCGTGGAAGTGGAGCCCAGCCGCAAAACCGCACGTTACGGATATCAACAACGCCACCGATGGCGATATCCTCATCGCCTATGCATTGGCGCTCGCCGGGCGCGAGTGGAAGCGCAACGACTATCTCGCTGCCGGTGCCGGAATTGCCCGCGGCATCCTGAAGAGTGCGACGATCGAAAACACTTCGCGCAGCCTGCTGTTGCCGGCAGCAGAGGGGTTCGTGCTGCCGGGGCGAAAAGACGGACCCATCGTCAATCTGTCCTACTGGGTACTCGAGGCGTTGCCAGTCCTCGATTCACTCAGCCCATCACCACAATGGGCGAAAATTCGGGAATCGGGCCTTGCCCTCATACGCGACGTAGCGCTCGGTCCCAGACGCCTGCCGCCGGATTGGCTTTCTCTTGCCAGTGCGCCGAAAGCAGCGGAGGGGTTCCCGCCGGAGTTTGGATACAACGCCCTGAGAATTCCGCTTTATCTCGTGCGTTCCGGTGAAACAGATCCCGCGCTCCTCAACCGCTTCCGTCAGGGAATTACGGGAAAAGCCGATGCGATTGCAATCACTGATGTCAATACTGGAGAAGTAAAAAACAACCTGAGCGATCCGGGTTATCGAATTATTAACCATATTCTGGCCTGTGTAGTCGAAGGAACGCCGTTGCCGGAAGACGTGAAAAGTTTTCGGCCGACGCAATACTATCCGTCGACGCTCCATCTTCTGGGGCTAGCCTTTGTCGCTGAAAAGCGGCCGGAGTGTTTATGA
- a CDS encoding cellulose synthase, whose translation MKLSHLALSVALAATFIGVRDSATFDSLVEFVKTTINGEAEASVELSSLPTPSGKMPRNVIAEFREVVPSKPLLPVADAITTSATDPVVDESALRYFASRGDNVRLQAEISRLRALYPNWVPPKDPLAVPQNADTQLEGMWKLYSEARYAEVRKAIAARQVAETNWRPPADLIERLDVAEARLRLINASDLKQYEAVVTIGSETPSLLTCSEVDVLWRVAEAFFRTDRPERSTDAYTYILNNCTNTAERLATVQKASAILPAPAIEELLAKGKVLDNGIGEFDSLRDDLARRFVADANSDEKKTVPPTYVERLEKVAETGGLASDALLLGWYHYLHKNIPSAEQWFRRSRDKEDTASASEGLALTLIERKDYLAAEDAMYRWRDASKEAKAVYLAATANLLGVEPPLPITGEVLRRIAPEVIKSRDPATAQQFGWYARALNQPQTAIQWFRTALGWKLDDEPSAYGLAVTYQQINDIKNLAEIQRLWAGRSQRIARVGQPETEAERAARLKELGLVPLTSGKPLAQQPVAQQQVQPQAQPERSVVAGQTAYVDYRETPRRTVVAAPQATTVQRGCRTTIDPRTLHPNSALNRGWLQPCTNHYRSSCGCFTTELSLRGHS comes from the coding sequence ATGAAGCTGTCGCACCTTGCCCTGTCCGTCGCCCTTGCTGCCACGTTTATCGGCGTGAGAGACAGTGCAACCTTCGACAGCCTGGTCGAATTCGTGAAGACGACTATCAACGGCGAAGCCGAGGCGTCGGTCGAACTGAGTTCGCTTCCCACCCCATCCGGAAAAATGCCGCGCAATGTGATCGCCGAGTTCCGCGAAGTTGTTCCTTCCAAGCCTCTCCTGCCGGTTGCTGATGCGATCACGACCTCCGCAACAGATCCTGTCGTGGACGAGAGCGCGCTGCGTTATTTCGCCAGCCGCGGTGATAATGTCCGGCTTCAGGCTGAAATTTCGCGACTGCGCGCACTTTATCCGAACTGGGTACCACCGAAAGACCCGCTGGCAGTGCCGCAGAATGCCGACACGCAGCTCGAGGGGATGTGGAAACTCTATTCCGAGGCACGTTATGCCGAGGTGCGCAAGGCAATTGCTGCGCGACAGGTAGCAGAAACAAACTGGAGGCCCCCGGCAGATCTGATCGAGCGGCTGGATGTCGCCGAAGCCCGGCTGCGATTGATCAACGCGTCCGATCTCAAGCAATATGAGGCCGTGGTTACCATTGGCTCGGAGACGCCCAGCCTGCTCACCTGCAGTGAAGTGGACGTGCTTTGGCGCGTCGCCGAAGCCTTCTTCCGCACGGACCGGCCAGAGCGCTCGACCGACGCCTACACTTATATCCTCAACAATTGCACGAACACCGCCGAACGCTTGGCGACGGTGCAGAAGGCATCTGCGATATTGCCCGCACCGGCCATCGAGGAACTGCTGGCCAAGGGCAAGGTGCTGGACAACGGCATCGGCGAATTCGACAGCCTGCGCGATGATCTCGCGCGCCGCTTCGTCGCTGATGCCAATTCGGACGAGAAGAAAACCGTTCCGCCGACCTATGTCGAGCGACTGGAGAAGGTGGCTGAAACCGGTGGCCTAGCATCCGATGCGCTGCTGCTGGGCTGGTACCATTACCTGCACAAGAACATTCCTTCGGCCGAACAATGGTTCCGCCGCTCGCGCGACAAGGAAGACACCGCTTCAGCCTCCGAAGGGCTGGCGCTGACGCTGATCGAGCGCAAGGACTATTTAGCGGCAGAAGACGCGATGTATCGCTGGCGGGATGCTTCGAAGGAAGCCAAGGCGGTCTATCTGGCGGCGACTGCCAATCTGCTTGGCGTGGAGCCCCCCTTACCGATCACAGGTGAGGTTCTTCGGCGTATTGCCCCTGAAGTGATCAAGTCGCGCGATCCCGCGACGGCGCAACAATTCGGCTGGTACGCGCGGGCGCTGAACCAACCGCAGACCGCCATCCAATGGTTCCGTACGGCGCTCGGCTGGAAACTCGACGACGAGCCGTCGGCCTATGGGCTCGCAGTGACGTATCAGCAGATCAACGACATCAAGAACCTTGCGGAAATCCAGCGTCTTTGGGCCGGTCGCTCGCAGCGTATCGCCCGTGTGGGACAACCGGAGACGGAAGCCGAGCGTGCGGCGCGGTTGAAAGAGCTCGGTCTGGTCCCACTGACGTCAGGGAAGCCCCTTGCCCAACAGCCTGTCGCCCAGCAACAGGTTCAGCCCCAAGCTCAGCCAGAGCGCTCCGTTGTCGCCGGGCAGACCGCCTACGTCGATTATCGCGAGACACCACGGCGCACGGTAGTGGCCGCACCGCAGGCGACGACCGTGCAACGCGGCTGCAGGACAACGATCGACCCTCGCACCCTGCATCCCAACTCGGCACTTAATCGCGGCTGGTTACAGCCTTGCACCAATCACTATCGGAGCTCATGCGGTTGTTTCACAACGGAGCTATCTTTGCGCGGGCACTCATGA